The sequence GGGCGCAAACAAATTCGCCTCAGCCAAGTCAATCCCAGCGGGGGTAAGGATACGGAAGAAACAGATTAATGTTGGGCTTAAAGTTGTTTATGGGTGTGGGGGTGTTGGCGAATATTATCGCTATCCCGCACGGAGCGGCGGCTATTCAAAACCCGCTTCCGTTCTAAATTGAAATTCAAATCTCGCCGTTCCTGGCCAACCGCTACATGGGTCATGGCTTGGGGTTCCCGGAGGTAGGTGCGGGCGGCGGCAATGGCTCGTTCCCAAAAATCCGCGCAGGGTTGGGCGTGGGGAAAATATTCCGCCATCACCTGGGTGGCTTCCCCCAAGGTAGTGGCCCGCAGGACGGCGTAGGAGGTGGGCATCCCCTGGAGCAAAGGGCCCAGGGTGGCGGTGGGGATCGGTTCAATGATCGGCAGTTCGGTCAAGTCCCCTTCTTCTTTCCAAAAGCAGTGGGCAAGCCCTAATAGCAGATAGGATTGGGGATTCAGGTCAGGGGGAAGGGCGGGCAACATGGAGAAACCTTAGGGCTGGGTGAGCCAAATGACCTGGCGTTGGTGCGGTTGCAGGCGATGGGTCGCTTTTTGTTGTAAACGGGGTTGCTGTTGGGGGTCAAAGGTGCGTTGAAACTGGGTCTGCAATTCCCGTACCTGGGCTTCCGTGCGTGCCAATTCGGTTTGCAAAAATTGCGAGCGTTGTTGCTGTTGCTGGTGGTAGGGAATTAAACGTACCAATGCCACGACCATGCCGGTACACACCAATCCCTGGATGGCAAAACCCCAAAATAATTCCTGGCTGGAGGGAACTTGGGCGGGGCGGTGAGCGACTGAAGGACGGGGGGCTGGCATACTGGGGAAAGACAAAAGAACTGCAATCTGAGCTTATGCGCCTAGTTTATATTAATTGTCATGTCAAAAGCTGTCCACTCCCGTTGGCACCCTCTCGCCGGTGACGCTTCCATGAGGCAAGTCATGCACATGATACCCAAGGCATTCCGGCGCAAGGAATCCCTCGCTCCCTGGCGGGTTCCCCAAGGGCTACGGCGTTGGGGGGTATTTGTCCTACTGTTGGTTTTGAGTTTGGGCTTGGTGGTGGCACCGGTGCAGGCCCAACGGAGTGGGGTGCCCTGGCCGGTACTACTCCAACGGGGGTTAGAAATTCTGCAATGGAGCAACCTCTCCGACCGGCAGGAGGTGCAGTTGGGACAGCAAATCCATCAACAACTTCTGGGGCGGGAATTTCAGGTACATAACGACCCGGATTTGCAACAATATATCACCGAGATTGGTCAACGGCTGGTGGGGGTGAGTGAACGCCCCAATTTGCCCTACGAATTTACCCTGGTTCGCAGTCCCCAGGTGAATGCCTTTGCCACCATGGGCGGGTTTGTGTATGTGACGACGGGGCTACTCAAAAGTGTGGACAACGAGGCCCAATTGGCGGGGGTGATCGGGCATGAAATTGGGCATATCACTAATCGTCATGTGGTACGGCAGTTGCAACAGTTGGCGGTTGCCCAGGGGATTAGCACCCTGTTGGGGACGGATGGGAGTCGGTTGAATGCGGTGGTGATTGAATTGGCTCTGCGTCGCCCCCGCAGTCGGGAGCATGAACTGGAGGCGGACCGCAGTGGTTTGAATTATTTGCTCCGTTCTGGGTATGATGCCCGGGGGTTGTTGGAATTTTTGGCAAAACTCCAAGGTCAGGGCACCCCGCCCACCTTTCTCAGTACCCACCCGGCTCCCCAAACTCGCATCGTCGCCCTGCGGGAACAAATGCCTGCCAACTCATCCGGTGGGGGCACCGACCCGCAAGCCTACCGACAACGGGTGCTTAGCCGCTTGCCCTAGGGGGATACCCTGCTTCCCCAAAAGCCCATGTTGAAACGGATATAACCTGAGAAGTTCCAGCGAACAGTACACTGGAAATAGTGTGAAACCCTAACCGTCATGTTCCTAGCCATTGCCAATCACAAGGGTGGGGTTGGGAAAACCACTGCCACCCTAGCACTAGGGGGCTTATTGTCCGAGCTAGGAGCCTGTTTGGTGGTTGACCTCGACCCCCAGGGGAATCTCACCACTGGTTTGGGGGTGGAATTGGGTTCCGACCAGCCGGGAGCGTACCATTGGCTGACCGGGCAAGTCACCAGCGCCCAGGTGATTCAAAAAACCGCCAGCGGTCTCTATCTGTTGCCTGCCGATGGGAATCTCAGTCGGGCAGAAATGGAACTTTTACAGAAAAGTGGAGCGTTTTACACCCTGCGGGATCGGTTGGCGGGCTGTCGGGAACAGTTTCGCTATGTGTTGATGGATTGCCCTCCCAGCCGGGGACTCCTGACGATCAATGCCCTCGCCGCCGCTGACTATGTACTGATTCCCGTCCAGTGCCAATTTTTTGCGCTCAAAGGGCTGTCGGCACTCTTGGAAACCGTGGACCACGTCCAACGCCGCCTGAATCCCAAATTACATATCCTGGGGGTGTTACCCACGATGGCGGAAATGCAAACGATCATGACTCAAGATGTCCTAAATGCCCTCAACGCCCAGCAAAATTTTCCGATCTTCAAACCCCTCCCCAAATCCGTGAAATTTCCCGAATCCAACCTGGCTGGGGAACCGATTCATCGTTACACCAACGACCGCCGCCTCCTGGAACCCCTGGTGGAATTGGTCAAATTTATTCAACGGCAGGAAAAACCGTGAAACCCCGCCCCCGCCTCACCGAAGACAACAACCCCCTCAACCGCCGCCCGGTTTCCAGTGGGGATAGCCTAACGCCCCCGGTGACCACCCCCCCGGCCACCGAATGGGTGAGCTATCAAATCCCCCCCGAATTGCGGCAGGAATTGCACGCCCTACAACAACAATGGCAAACCCAAATGCCGGAACTCACCGAGTCGCAACTGGTGGAATTGGCACTGAAATTTTTTTTAGACCAATCCCGCAAGGTGCCGCCGCCAAAACCAACACCCCAACTGCCCCCCACCGCCGAACCAGAAGATTTAATGGGTTATTTGGATTAATCGCAAAATTACAGTCTTTTAAGTAATTATGGGATACATTGGTCAATCATGCTGAGGTTTTAGAATAATCAAGGCTTTTTGTATCCTGTAATTGACAAATAAACTGTATATCCTTCAAGCGATTCTACTCCACTCTAAAGACTTTCAAGACTTCATCGCCCAGGTGGTTGATGACTTTCACAGCGATATTACCCGATGTGGGTTTGGGGAAAGGGCGGGAGGTGTCGCTTCTCAGTGTGTCCCAGGTGGCTTCGTCTATTTCGGCTCTGAGGGAGTTTTTCAGGGCTTTGTAGGAGTCGCTACTGGCTCCAATAAAATAGGCATGACGGACAAAAAAGCTCTCATGGTTGTAGTTGGTGTCTAGGAACCAACAGGCAATTTCATCCCCATCGCTGGAGCGTACTTCCCCAGTTTGGGGGTGAAAGACATCCACGCCACGAATTTGCACTTGATAAAATTTTTTAGGACTGACCATATCATCTCAATTGGATTAAATTCTGGTGAATAAACAGGGAGAGACAGCCTTTTAGGTGGTTACAGGATACGGCTGTAAACCTCTAAACTCTTTTCCCAGATAGAAATAGACGAATGCCTGCGAGACGACAGACTAATGTATGGCGCAAAAGCATCCTCCGCCTTACCAGGGGCTACCAATCATACTAAACCCAGACCAGAAGTAGGGGTGGGCAAAGTCTAGTCCTTTCACTTGAGCCAGTTCTGAGGGCAAAGGAATGCTCTGGCCGCTCCGGGTCACCAATCGTAGTTGTGGTCCTTCCACTTTGGTTTGACCCCGTAGTAATGCCAGTTGGGCTTGCCGTAGAGCTTCTGCTTTAATCGGGGTACTCTGGAGGTTGGTGTAAAATTCTGCCATCAAAGCAAAAGTGGAGGTATCATCCACATTCCATAGCGAGGCCACTGCGGTTTGCACACCGGTTTTCACCGCCAAACCCGCAAAGCCAAATTCTACCGTTGGGTCAGTTATGTCTCCGATCAGTGTGCGACACGCCCCCAAGGTCAGTAATTCTACTCCCTGTAGGGAGAGTTGGGGCAATTGGGTGACGGGCAGGTTCTGATTGTTGCCAAATACAATGTAAGAATCACGCAAATCCCCAGGTTTGAAGGTGGCGTGGGTGGCCAAATGCACCATCCGAAATTGCCCCGACTTGCGCTCTTGGATCAACCGCTCTGGGGTAAAGTCTTGGTTGAGGAAATAGCGACCCGGCCAGACGCTGGTAATGGTCTTCAGTTCCGTCGGCACAGAGGGCAGGGGGTTTTCATTGGCAAAGGTGGAAGCACCCATCGCCAATACCTCGGCACCCTGGAGGGAGCGATAGCGGGTGGAAATCAGGTTGACACTGGGGGTCATCGCCAGATTGTATTTCTCAATTAGAAATTGCTTACCGTCATGGAGAGCGGCCAACGGCAGGAGGCGAATCCCCCTATCCGGTACCACCAGTAGGGTATCAATCCCTTGCGCTTGCAATTCTGGCGCAATCGGCTCAATTAGCCAGCGGTAGAGGGTTTGCGCATCTTTGAGGTATTCTTTGCCCCCCACCCAGCGACGGTCAGACAGCTGGTTGCGGAAGCGACTGATCACCCTGAAAACTTCATCCCGGCGGGCACTGGGCACTCCCCGATAGATAAGCGGTGCAGTTTTCGGTTGCTGAACCAGACCTGTTGCCAAATCAACCGAGGCCACCACGATGCCCTGGTTTTGGGCAACGCCTTGGGGAATGCCTGGGGTGAGCATTACGATACTTAGGTTGATTTGATCCAACACCCAATAGACAATAGCCGTTTTGCGCCCCGTTTGTTTGTAGATGTTTTGTAAAAGAGTCTGGACATCCGCAGCGGAACGCAGGGTATTGGCGGCTTTCACCCCCAAATAGTTGGCAAACTCCGCACCGAAGGCCACATCCAGGGAGAAAATCCCCTCCTCGGTTGCCACGTCCAGTTCTGTCCTGAGAACTTTGGTACTTTTATCGGTGACATCACTCAAAGTGATGGTATTGCCAATGAAAGCGAGAAGATTATTCTTGTCCTCACCATTGCTGACGAACGTGGAACCAAATTCAGAAATACGGAGAACCCCCGGCGCACTTCCAGCTCCCGTGCCTTGGTAAATGATTGTGCCGCTGTTCGTACTCACGAAGGCATTAGACAGAATACCGACATTTGCAGTACCTATACCTCGCCCTATGCCTAGAATACTGATCGCTCCACTATTACTAATAATTTGCGTGTCTAGTAAAGACACCCCTAAATTGAAATTCGTTCCATTCCCCCCTATTCCTTGATAGGTAATGTTGCCACTCTCGGTCTTTACTTGAACACCTGTACCTTGCAAAATACCTTGATTCAATTCCTTTGTTCCCCCCCCACGGCCGTTGATGCTAATTGACCCCGTGGTAAAAATCTTGGTGTTTTTACCTTCTAAAAAGACACCAGTGTTCCTGTCCATTCCATCGCCTCCTATGCCTTGGTAGGCGATATTCCCGTTAGTACTACTGACCTGGGCACCAGTACTTTGAACAATGCCAAGGTTGCCTTCACCTATAGAACCCATTTGACATCTTATAGAATATAGAGACATGGACTCAGTGGAGATAGTTATGGCGTATTCCAGCGACCTTAGTGATGCAGAATGGGAGATTGTTGAACCGCTGTTATTGGAATTGCTACCTAAGAAGAAAAAAACTCGTCCCCCGAAATGGACAAATAGACAAATCATTAATGGCATCTTGTATCAACTCAAAAATGGTTGTAATTGGTGCGACTTACCTAGAGACTTACCCCCTTATTCAACTGTTTACTGGCACTATAAACAATGGCGAGCCGCTGGAGTATTGACCGAGTTGATGCACAGATTGCACCAACAGGTACGAGAGCAGGTTAAAAAAAAATCCCAATGGACAACCCTAATCATCATTGACTCCCAAGCGGTAAAAAATACTTGTAATGCGAGTATTGATTCTAAAGGATATTGTTTTTACAAAGCTACTAATGGTATCAAGCGACATTTGGCTGTAGATACCCTTGGATTTCCTTTTTTCACTCATTGTACGCCTGCCAATGTATCGGATGATGTGGGATTAGTGGAAATGTTGACCCTAAATATGGATTATTTTAGGGCTGAGCCGGTGACGATTCCCAAAATTACAATTTTGTTAGACCGGGGTTATCATATTAACTTTTTAATCAAAAAATTAGAGCAGATTTATCCACAAATTATGACCAAAATCCGCTTTGAATTGTCAAGGAAGCCGTCAAAACAAAAGAAATCAGGCTTTGTGCCTGTGACGGCTAGGTGGGTGATTGAGCGGTCGAATGCTTGGATGGAGCGGTGCAAGAGTCTGGTCAAGAACTTTGAACGAACTCTGACCCATGCCGTCACCAAAATAAACCTACAGTCTTTTAAGTGCTTATGGGATACAGTTGAACCCCACTTGCCGTAAGTCAATTATTATTCTGAGCCTTGAGAATGATGGAGGCTTTTTGTATCCTTTAATTGATAAATAGACTGTATGTTTTATTTGCCTTATGGTGAAGCGTCTCGCATCTCCTCCTTGAAATCTCAAATGGGTTCTATGTGCAGATGCTAATATGGTTCAGCTAAGCTCATCCATCTGTCGGTATAAAAAATTATTATTTCCATGCCCTTACCCCTGGCGATTGTCCTGGGCACCCGCCCGGAAGCCATTAAACTTGCGCCTGTGATTCAGGTTTTACGCCAAAACCCCCACTGGCAGGTCACGGTGATTACGACCGGCCAACATCGGGAAATGGTCGCTCAAATCTTCAGTTGGTTTGATTTACAGTGTGATTACGATTTGGAAATTATGCAACCGGGGCAAACCCTGGAGCAAATTACCTGTCGGACGCTGGAACGGTTGTCCCCTTTGCTGAAAACCCTCCAACCCCGGTTGGTACTGGTGCAGGGGGATACGACCACGGCATTTGCGGCGGCGCTGGCGAGTTTTTATCAACGCCTTCCCATCGGTCATGTGGAAGCGGGGTTACGCACGGACGACCTGTTCAGCCCCTACCCGGAAGAGGCAAACCGCCGACTGATTTCCCAGATTGCCCAGTTGCATTTTGCCCCCACCCCCCTGGCAGTGCAGTACCTGGAACAATCCCGGGTGACTGGACAGATTCATCACACTGGCAATACGGTGATTGATGCCCTGTTGCAGGTGGCGGCGCAACAGCCCGATTGCCCCATCCCTGGTTTGGATTGGCAAAAGTACCGGGTACTGCTGGCGACAGTGCATCGCCGGGAACATTGGGGGGAACCCCTGGCTCGGATTGCTCAGGCGTTTTTGGGGATTCTGGCGCAGGTGCCGGATACCGCCCTGGTACTGCCACTCCATCCCAATCCCCAGGTGCAAGCGATACTCAAGCCCGCCCTGGCCGACCATCCCCGCATTTTTTTGACCCCGCCCCTGGACTACCCGCAACTGGTGGCTGTCCTGCAAAAGTGTTACCTGGTGCTCACCGACTCTGGCGGCATTCAGGAGGAAGCCCCTGCCCTGGGTAAACCGGTTTTGGTCCTGCGGGACACGACGGAACGCCCGGAGGCCATTGCGGCAGGAACGGCGGCACTGGTGGGAACCGATACAGACAAAATTATTACCAAAGCCGTGGAATTGCTCCGGGAACCCCAGCAGTACGCTCAGATGGCGAATGCGGTGAACCCGTTTGGGGATGGCAAAGCGGCCCAACGTATTGATAAAATTATTACAGAATACTTAACTTAAACCCGATGGCAAAAAGCCGCAGTCACTACATTTGCCGGGAATGTGGGGCGGAGTACAGCCAGTATTTTGGCCAGTGCCGCAACTGTGGGACGTGGAATAGTTTGGATGAGGTGGCGGTGCTCCCAGAGCGGGGGCGGAAATCTCGCAGTGGGGGGATAGCGCAACCCCGGCAGGCTTTGCCCTTGTCCCAGGTGAGCGACCAGGATTGGCAACGGTTGTCCACGGGTTCGGGGGAGTTTGACCGGGTGTTGGGGGGCGGCATTGTCCCCGGTTCCCTGGTGCTGGTGGCGGGGGATGCGGGGATCGGCAAGTCAACGTTGTTATTACAAACGCTGGCGGCTTTGGCAGGGCAGATGCCGGTTTTATACGTCTGTGCGGAGGAGTCGGCGCAACAGGTGAAATTGCGGGCCAAGCGGTTGACCACGGCGGCGGATGGGGAGCAGTTGTACCTACTGGCGGAAACCCAGTTGGAGGCAATCTTGGCGGAATTGGACAGTCTGCATCCCCCGGTGGCGGTGATTGACAGTATTCAAGCCCTGATGTATTCGGCTTTGACTTCGGCTCCGGGTTCGGTGGCGCAGGTGCGGGAATGTACGGCGGCGTTGATGCGGGTAGCCAAGCAAAATCACACGGCGTTATTTATTGTTGGACATATTACCAAGGAGGGGGCAATTGCCGGGCCAAAAGTATTGGAGCATTTGGTGGATACGGTGCTGTATTTTGAGGGGGATGCGTTTGCCAATTTTCGCTTGTTACGGGCGGGGAAAAATCGCTTTGGCCCCAGTTATGAATTGGGCATTTTTGAAATGACCCCACAGGGCTTAAAAGAAGTCACGAATCCTTCGGTTTTATTCCTCAGTCATCGGGAATCGCCAGCGCCGGGAGTGGCCACGATTGTTGCCTGCGAAGCCAGCCGTCCCCTACTTGTAGAAATTCAAGCATTAGTTAGCCCCACCAGCTATGGCACGCCCCGGCGGGTGGCCACGGGTATTGATTACAATCGGTTGGTGCAAATTTTAGCAGTGTTAGAAAAACATCTGGGCGTTCCCCTGGCGAAATTTGATGTGTATGTGGCTTCGGCGGGGGGGTTGGGGGTGTCGGAACCGGCGGCAGATTTGGGCATTGCTTTGGCGGTGATGGCCAGTTTTCGCAATTGTTTGGTCGAGCCGCAAACCGTGTTAATTGGGGAACTGGGTTTAAGTGGGCAAATCCGGCCGGTGCAACAGTTAGAAACCCGGCTGAAGGAAGCGGTGAAATTGGGCTTTCAACGGGCGATTATTCCTATGAATAACACTGAGGCTATCCCTGGGTTGGCACTGATCCCGGTACAGCGGATTTTGGCGGCGATTTTGGCGGCACTACCAGCGGCGGCAGGGGGTTAAACTTCTGGCACAATAGAAACCTATGGGGAATACATTTGGGCATTTGTTTCGGGTCACGACCTTTGGGGAGTCCCACGGGGGGGCGGTGGGGGTGGTCGTCGATGGCTGTCCGCCCCGTTTGCCTTTGGAGGTGGCGGAGATTCAGGCGGAACTGGACCGGCGGCGGCCGGGGCAAAGCAAAATTACCACACCCCGCCAGGAACTGGATCGGTGTGAAATTCTCTCCGGGGTGTTTGAGGGGCAAACGCTCGGCACACCAATTTTGCTCCTGGTGAAAAATCAGGATGCTCGTAGCCAGGACTATCAGGAAATGGCCAGCACGTTTCGCCCTTCCCATGCGGATGCCACCTATCAGGCCAAGTACGGTATTCGCAATTGGCAGGGGGGGGGACGGGCTTCTGCCAGGGAAACGATTGGGCGGGTGGCGGCCGGGGCGATTGCCAAAAAAATTCTGCGCCAGGTGGCGGGGACGGAAATTTTGGCTTACGTGGAGCGGGTGAAGGATGTGCAGGCCTGCGTTGACCCCGAACGGGTGACACTGGCGGAGATTGAGAGCAATATTCTGCGCTGTCCGGACCCGGAAATGGCCGCCCAAGCCATTGATTTGATTGACACCTACCGCAAGGAGGGCAATTCCGTCGGGGGGGTGGTGGGCTGTGTGGCCCGCTCGGTGCCGGTGGGGTTGGGGGCACCCGTATTTGACAAGTTGGAGGCGGATTTAGCCAAGGCGGTGATGTCTCTGCCTGCCAGCAAAGGGTTTGAAATCGGCTCTGGGTTTGCGGGCACGATGCTGACTGGGCGGGAACACAACGACGAATTTTACCGGGATGAGCAGGGCCGGATTCGCACCCGTACCAACCGCTCCGGGGGCATCCAGGGGGGCATCAGCAACGGCGAAACGATCTATCTGCGGGTGGCGTTCAAACCTACGGCGACCATTTTGCAACCCCAGGCGACGGTCACCCAAGACGCTGAGGAGGTGGTACTGACACCGAGAGGCCGGCACGACCCTTGCGTGTTACCCCGGGCGGTACCGATGGTGGAGGCGATGGTTGCCCTGGTGCTCTGTGACCACTTGCTCCGCCATCAGGCGCAATGCCGCATCTGGGAGTAAGGTTCTCTTGCTCAAACCGGGCGATAGGGATTACTGTTGCAGGAATTTTGCCAGGATTGTCACCTGCGCCAACAGCACAATCAAACAGTCCACCAGGCGCAATTGCCCATCGGGAAATTCCAGCACCAGGGGTTCAAACACCAGGGCCCGGGGGCGTTGCAAAGCCGCTAGCGCCGCATCCACAATCCGGGTGGAACTGGGAAGTTGTAATTTGTCCGCCTTCAGCACTTCCACCAAAATCTGAATCGGGCGTTTGGGGTAAATTTCGGAACTATAAACCTGTTGCATATGGGACTCAAACCGTTGGCGGCCAATGGCACCAATCACCGTGTCCCCGTCCACAATCATCATCCCCGGCACATCCGGGTGATTTTTCATGTACTCCATCACCTCCCGGGTCAAGGTGGCGGCAGGCACTTTATAATCGTGGGACGGCAAAACATCCAGGGTGGCGGCGGGGGTGAGATGGCTAAAATCAGGATAGGACATACAAACACCTCGGCGACGTGATGGGGAAGCCAACTTTTACCATAGCCAGTTCCCTGGCCCCCGGTGGTTAAGCGCAAGTTAAGGTTCCCGTCCCATTGCCCAGCGGATTTGCCGGATCATGCCCCGCAACAAAGCCAGTTCTGCCGGGGTGGGAGTCGCCCGGTACAGGAGGTGGCGGATTTTGGCCATGCGCCGTTCCCGGGTGTGGGGGTAGAGGTAGCCCACGGTGAGTAACAAATCTTCTAAATCCCGCAGATAATCCTCTAGCACGTCCAGGGGCACGGATAGGGTGGGGGGCGGGTTGGTTGGGGAACATTCCTGCTGGTACTGATAAATTTCGTACAGGCAAATCCCCACCGCCTGCGCTAAATTCAGGGAATGATACTCGGGACTGGTGGGCAAGGTCACCTGCCGTTGGGTCAATTGCAGTTCCGCCCAGGTGAGTCCCCGCTCCTCCGGGCCAAAGACCAGTGCCACCGGCTCTGTATCTGCCAACAACCAGGGCAAGACCTGTTTGAGGGGTTCCCCGGGGGGATTGCGTCCGAGGGTGGCCACCGCTCGATGACAACCGGTTAGGGCTGTGGTCAGGTCAGGCACCACCTGCGCCTGGGTGAGGATTTCCGGGGCATGAACCGCCATCCGCCGTGCCCTTTCCCCTAACCAATCACACCGGGGTTGTACTAAAATCAGTTCCCGGCTGGCAAAGTTTTTCATCACTCGGGCGACGGCTCCCACATTCAATTCCCCCGCCGGTTCGACCAGAATAATTCGCACGGATGGCCTATTCATCGGTTTGTGAGGGAAGCTAGTCTCCCTGTAAGGTTGGTTGTGGGGGCAATTTTTGCTCCGAAGGAATCAAATTTCTGAGGGTAATTTTAATGAGAGTTCGGAGGTATTCTCAATAATCAGAGTTTCAAGTAAGTAATGATGTCGTATGGTGATCAACGCCCAAAATCCTTTTAGGGAGAGAGGTTTACTAAGATTATGTCCCATGCCAACATTAGTAAAGTGAAACTCTCCAAATTGTTACTCGCAATTAAATAACGGCACTTTTTAGCACGTTTCCGCAGTGGGAGCCACCGCCGCTTCTTGCCAGGGGCATTCATACCGCTGGGCGTAATAGTCCAGGAGTTGTTGGAGCCGTTCCGCCTGGGCAGGGGTCTCCCAAGTGCAGGTAATGCCCCCAATTTGGCTATGTTCGTAGGCAAAGGGAGTTTGGGGGGGCAATAGGTGGGTTTCGATGCCAAACAGGGCGCAGTGGGCACTCAATTCCCGATACACCCCCAGGGGTAATTTGGGCTGGTAGAGAGTGCGCTGGATCATTCCGGGATGATACAGCAGTTGACCCCATCCACGCAGACTTTGCCGGATTGTAATGCCCAACGTACCAGGGCGACCCGGTTTTCGGTGGCGGTTTTGGTGAGAATGTTGCTGATGTGGTTGTCCACGGTGCGTTTGCTGATTTCCAGGCGTTCGGCTATGTCCTGGTTTTTTAAGCCAGCGGCTACCAATTCCACAATTTCAATTTCCCGTTCGGAGAGGACAGAACGGGGGGGCGGTTGACGTTTTAAGGTTTCTGAATCTGCCATAGCCAGCGGTGGGTAGGGAATTAATACCCATCATAGGGCAAGGGTTCCGCAGATTCTGGTCTTTTACTTGGTTTGATTTTCGATTTGGGTGGGGGCTTGACCTCGCTGAGCAGTTGTTCGACCTGGCTGAGACCGGTGGCATTCTCCTGCCGTTGGTAGAGGCTCCGGGCGGTGAGCAGGACGCTTTCGGCTTCCACATTTTTCTGTTGGCGGTGCAGGGCGAACCCCAATTGGTGGTGGGCGATGGCTAATTCTGGCTCCAGTTGGATCACCTGGCGGTAGGCGAGCACGGCTTGTTCCCAGTTTTGCTGTTGGATGTACAACTGCCCCAGGGCGGTGTAGGCACGGGCGGGTTGGAGTTGGACGGCCAGTTCATAGGTGCGGATGGCGCCGGGCAGGTCGCCGGTGGTTTCCTGGAGTTTCGCCAGTTGGAAGTAAATTTCTGCGTCCTGGGGGTTGAGGGCGAGGGCGTTGAACAGGAGTTGTTTGGCGCGGGGGGTGTCCCCTTTTAAGGCCCAACTGAGGGCGATCAACCGCTGGATGGTGGTGTTGCGGGGGGCGAGTTGGGCGGCTCGGGTGAGGGTATCCAAGGCCCGTTCCGGTTGTTCGGTTTTCAGCCAGACCCGTCCCAGGGCTTCGTGGAGCGCCACGGATTTGGGGTTCAGCACCAGGCCCCGCCCCAAGGTTGCCAAACTGGCTTGGGGATTGCCCAGGCGTTCCTGGGTGGCGGCTAAGCCCAGATAGGCGGTCACTTGCCGGGCATTTAAGCGTAAACTCCGATTGTAACTGCCGCTGGCTTCCAGATATTCCCCCAGTTCCGCCTGCACCAGGGCCAGGGCGTTGAAAAAGTCGGCATTTTTGGGGCTGAGGGTGACGGCCCGTTGGTAGGCAGTCAGGGCGGCGGGCCAGTTCCTCTGTTGGGTGTGGATGTAGCCAATGGCCGCAAAAACCGCCCCATTATCCGGGGACAATTCCGCTACCCGTTGGTACACTGCCAAGGCGGCGGTGAGATTCCCCTGGCGAACCAGTTCCCGCCCCTGCCGCAGGAGTTGGTTGACATTTTGCTGAACCGCAGGCACCCGCATCGGCGGGGTTTGCGCCAACACCGGGGTACCCACCAGCCCGGCACTAACGCTGAGTAAAAGTGGCCAGATCATTCCTGCATATTACCTGGTGTGTGAAGATAGTGGGTTAAAACCCGTTTTCCAGAATAGCGGCTTTCGGAGCGAAGGGTATCATGGCGGCAATTCCTACACTACCTATTATTAATGAGCTTATTCATGAGCGTTTGGGTAAATCAATGGGTGATGCCAGCTTTTGGCAGTCCATCGCAACCCAACGCCACGCCCACGCCCAACGTTACCAACCCTGGCTGGGTGAGGGGAATGGTGCGAATGCCCCTTTTACGGTTGTGGTTATCGGGGCACCGGGGGTAGGGAAATCTACCCTTTTGCGCCAGTTGATTCACCCTTTGCCCCTGGCGGCGGGCACCACCCCCTGGCCGGTAAGTGTTTTTACGCCGGAACCGCCGGTGCTGTGGACGGATACCCCCGGTTGGAGCAGTGACCAAGCTCCCGCCATTCGGTGCGCCCTGGA comes from Synechococcus sp. C9 and encodes:
- a CDS encoding CHAT domain-containing protein, with amino-acid sequence MSTNSGTIIYQGTGAGSAPGVLRISEFGSTFVSNGEDKNNLLAFIGNTITLSDVTDKSTKVLRTELDVATEEGIFSLDVAFGAEFANYLGVKAANTLRSAADVQTLLQNIYKQTGRKTAIVYWVLDQINLSIVMLTPGIPQGVAQNQGIVVASVDLATGLVQQPKTAPLIYRGVPSARRDEVFRVISRFRNQLSDRRWVGGKEYLKDAQTLYRWLIEPIAPELQAQGIDTLLVVPDRGIRLLPLAALHDGKQFLIEKYNLAMTPSVNLISTRYRSLQGAEVLAMGASTFANENPLPSVPTELKTITSVWPGRYFLNQDFTPERLIQERKSGQFRMVHLATHATFKPGDLRDSYIVFGNNQNLPVTQLPQLSLQGVELLTLGACRTLIGDITDPTVEFGFAGLAVKTGVQTAVASLWNVDDTSTFALMAEFYTNLQSTPIKAEALRQAQLALLRGQTKVEGPQLRLVTRSGQSIPLPSELAQVKGLDFAHPYFWSGFSMIGSPW
- a CDS encoding AAA family ATPase gives rise to the protein MFLAIANHKGGVGKTTATLALGGLLSELGACLVVDLDPQGNLTTGLGVELGSDQPGAYHWLTGQVTSAQVIQKTASGLYLLPADGNLSRAEMELLQKSGAFYTLRDRLAGCREQFRYVLMDCPPSRGLLTINALAAADYVLIPVQCQFFALKGLSALLETVDHVQRRLNPKLHILGVLPTMAEMQTIMTQDVLNALNAQQNFPIFKPLPKSVKFPESNLAGEPIHRYTNDRRLLEPLVELVKFIQRQEKP
- a CDS encoding M48 family metallopeptidase, with translation MHMIPKAFRRKESLAPWRVPQGLRRWGVFVLLLVLSLGLVVAPVQAQRSGVPWPVLLQRGLEILQWSNLSDRQEVQLGQQIHQQLLGREFQVHNDPDLQQYITEIGQRLVGVSERPNLPYEFTLVRSPQVNAFATMGGFVYVTTGLLKSVDNEAQLAGVIGHEIGHITNRHVVRQLQQLAVAQGISTLLGTDGSRLNAVVIELALRRPRSREHELEADRSGLNYLLRSGYDARGLLEFLAKLQGQGTPPTFLSTHPAPQTRIVALREQMPANSSGGGTDPQAYRQRVLSRLP
- the wecB gene encoding UDP-N-acetylglucosamine 2-epimerase (non-hydrolyzing) — protein: MISMPLPLAIVLGTRPEAIKLAPVIQVLRQNPHWQVTVITTGQHREMVAQIFSWFDLQCDYDLEIMQPGQTLEQITCRTLERLSPLLKTLQPRLVLVQGDTTTAFAAALASFYQRLPIGHVEAGLRTDDLFSPYPEEANRRLISQIAQLHFAPTPLAVQYLEQSRVTGQIHHTGNTVIDALLQVAAQQPDCPIPGLDWQKYRVLLATVHRREHWGEPLARIAQAFLGILAQVPDTALVLPLHPNPQVQAILKPALADHPRIFLTPPLDYPQLVAVLQKCYLVLTDSGGIQEEAPALGKPVLVLRDTTERPEAIAAGTAALVGTDTDKIITKAVELLREPQQYAQMANAVNPFGDGKAAQRIDKIITEYLT
- a CDS encoding IS5 family transposase, which produces MAYSSDLSDAEWEIVEPLLLELLPKKKKTRPPKWTNRQIINGILYQLKNGCNWCDLPRDLPPYSTVYWHYKQWRAAGVLTELMHRLHQQVREQVKKKSQWTTLIIIDSQAVKNTCNASIDSKGYCFYKATNGIKRHLAVDTLGFPFFTHCTPANVSDDVGLVEMLTLNMDYFRAEPVTIPKITILLDRGYHINFLIKKLEQIYPQIMTKIRFELSRKPSKQKKSGFVPVTARWVIERSNAWMERCKSLVKNFERTLTHAVTKINLQSFKCLWDTVEPHLP